The stretch of DNA GCTCCGCCGCTCCTGCCCACGGATACGGCCCTGGGAATCGGAGCCGGTTACAAGCAGACGAAGGCTCGTCTCGGGATGAAGAAGGTGCGCAAGTGGGAGTGGGCTCCCTTCTCGAATCCGGCGCGCAACGATTCAGCCGTCTTCCATCACTGGAAACGGGTCACCGACAATTCCACCGACTATCCCTTCGCCAAGTTCAACAAACAGCTGGAGGTGCCCTCCTACACGATGACCGAGTACAATGCCCATCTGAGGAACAACATTAACAACTGGAGCAAGGTGCAGACCGATCATCTTTTCGATCTGGCCAGGAGGTAGGCTGCTCCTCCCTTATTTATCGGTCCAAATctcatttaatataatttacagATTCGACCTGCGCTTCATTGTGATGGCGGATCGCTGGAACCGTCAACAGCATGGCGCCAAGACCGTGGAGGAGCTCAAGGAGCGCTACTACGAGGTGGTGGCCCTGCTCGCCAAGGCCAAGAATCAGACCGGTGAGAAGAAAGTGTTTTCCTACGATGCCGAGCACGAGAGGCGGCGCAAGGAGCAGCTGGAGAAGCTATTCAAACGCACCACCCAgcaggtggaggaggagcaaaTGCTGATCAACGAGATGAAGAAGATCGAGGCGCGGAAGAAGGAGCGCGAGCGCAAGACGCAGGACCTGCAGAAGCTCATCTCACAGGCCGATCAGCAGAACGATAATGCATCAAATACGCCCAACACGCGCAAATACGAAAAGAAACTGCACAAGAAGAAGGTTCACCCTCAGCCGCGGCCCTCCAAGGTGGACTCGGTGGTAAATGCCATCGAGATCGGCAGCAGCGGCATCAAGTTCGCCGACCTGCGCGGCTCCGGGGTTTCGCTGCGCTCGCAGAAAATGAAGCTGCCGGCGAACATTGGCCAGCGCAAGGTGAAGGCCCTCGAACAGGCCATTCAGGAGTTCAAAGTTGGTGAGTGTAGCCGTTAATACATTCACCTGCTAGGCGCTAATTGGCTTGTTCTTTGTAGATCCCGCTCCGCCGCCCACGGAGGACATATGCATCTCCTTCAACGAACTGCGTTCCGATATGGTACTGCTCTGCGAGCTTCGCACAGCCCTGTCCACCTGCGTCTATGAGATGGAGAGCCTCAAGCACCAGTACGAGGCTGCCTGTCCGGGAAAGGTAAGTCGCCAGACTGCAGACTCATCAACAAAGGTGGCTAATTGGTTTTCCTCTAATCAATGCAGACGCTGAACATCCCGCCCTCACTGGTGCCCATCAAGACCGAAGCCCTGGATAATAgcacaaattaattaagttaacGCGGCCCGTTTCCACTCAGATTCTCCAGACGCCGAAGTGTGTGCGGCGTGCTAATCATTGTAACCCGTTTTCCACTGTCCATATTTGTGCATTTGCGCTACTCCCAGTCCGCATGTCCGCATGGGGAAATAAATGGATAAAcaagaaaattgttttgcgGCACACTCAATGTGAAAATCAAATAGCCCACGGCCAGCGTTGGCCAACCAAGCAGATGCTGCCATGCTGCCATGTCGAGTGTGAGAACTTTTTCCGCAgcgtttgatttattttccagCTCGCTTAGTGGCTCGTATTTGGGTTAGGCCAGCAGAAGCCAGCGGTATGCGATCTTTGGCGAGCCGAAAAAGAGAATCGAGCCATGTTCAATTCGACGTTGCCTGCCTGCCCACACAGTTCGGATATAGAGATGCAGAGGCGGAGGCGTCAGTCGTCGGTCGTCCATTCATCGGACCAGTATTTGTGAATGAACCGACTGCAAAGGCAAACACCCagacgaaacgaaacgaaaacgagAGGCGGAGAGGCAAACAAACGCATATGAAATCATTCTGTTGGCGGCTCGACCTGCCTTACCTGAGCGTAGGCCGCTCAGTCGAGTTTCAGACGTCGTCGGGTTCGGTTCGTGGCAGTTGATTGcgctaaaacaagaaatacaCAAGGTTCTGTAGCTGCTGCAACTCGTCTCGCCTCtgtgaaaatgcaaatttgacCAAATACCCGGAGTGGTTGTTCTTGTCGTCGGTCACTCAGTCGGTACctgatcatcatcatcatcatccctATTCCCTGTATACCCTCGAAACTCTGGGAATCCTGGCGGGGGGCAAGGCAAACATCGCATCCGTTTCCGGTTCTTTCTGTTGATTGTTACCCTGCAGTTGCTTTTcatgaatgaaattttaatttcgtgtGTGCGCGAGTGAGCGAGTGTGTGAGCCACAGGTCCAGTTTGAGCCCGAACTCCAGCGGTGTCAACTGACGGCCCACCGATCGCATTGTCGTCAGTGCACCGTAAAGATCTTTATCGCATTTTAAACACAAACGTTCTGGAGCAGAAGGCAAGACCCGACAGCCGTCAGGTAGAAAACGGAAACCAAACATCGGGGCCGGCCAGGTTAATGCGGTTTATTGTTCTATGAACGCTGCTGGCACCATCGCTTCTCTGTTTAAGTTTCGCACGCTGATAAAGAGGACCTCACAGCCCATCAGAATGCGGCCAAAGCTTAGGTGAGTCAGGTTAATTTGCTGGCAAATAAACTGGAGTGTCGCTCTGAATACAAAACGCCCACTACCACGAGTTTATGCGATAGAAATCAAAGGGGTTTCCATTTTATAAACTCTCTCTACGTGTTCACAAAGTATTAGCACCTTTTAATCTAATTATAGCCGAGGGTTCGAAGGCAACCCAATCGCTGACTTAACTCAGCCGCGGGCTCATAATAAACTCGTATTAAAATTCAGACATATAATGATTTCAATCAGCCCAAAACTCATTTAACGCATGGCACTTCCGTTGTGTGTTCGTCTCAAATTTCGTATAATTTCACGGGCTAATGTTTTCCCAATTCACCTGGCTAGCCCACGCATTCGCATCGAAGAGACAATCGAGGAAACCCACACACGGAGGCTCCACTGTTTTCCCCGCTCGGTTTACGCGCAATTAGcgctttgttgttgcttctccAACCTCTTCTAATTTCATATAACTCATCGTTTTCACAGCGGGCAGCCGTGGATCTTCGGGTTCAACTTACGGCGACAATGGAAtacgaaaaatggaaaaagacttttttatttacatttcattTTCGAACGCCCACAATAACAATGAAAGCGGagaggaagaaaaaaaaaagaaaagagattGCTCATAATTAatgtttatataattttttactgcTTTACATGCGGCTCATTAGCCGCCTGGCTTTTGGATTCGGATTTGGGTTTCTGTTCTTCTCGGCTTGACACGGcaagttcgttgcctaagtcttttgtttcgCCAACCGTGGGCGAGCGCTCGATGCGGGACAACTaagaaaatacatatatatataggcaAGAAAAGAGATAAAATAAGAGACATTTGTGCTACTTACTTGCCGCAGTTGCTCCACAACCAGTTGCCAAATTTGGCAATGGGAGCGCAACAACAGCTGAATGCTATGCTGCCCACTTACTTTTTGTGCGCTCAAAGTGTGTCGCTGTCATCTGACGATCCAATGAGCTAATGTTTTGTTGGACCCACAGTCaccaaagaaataaaaagaagtaAAAAGATGATGCTCCGCCGACTGGCTGACTAAGAATGGCTGTTAGGACTCTACTATTTTCTAGCAGTGCATGCATAACTTATACAGCCATTCACTTAGCATACTCCTCCGCAGCATCCGAGCAATTTCTTGCCACACAACTTTGGTCTTTTTCTGTCTGGCATTTGCATTCGTGTGTGGGCAGCTCTTGGTGTGGGCTAGACCAAGATCTCGCTGGTATCTATCTATCTGCCCAGCGATGTCGCATAAtatgtacactcaaaaaatttgttttcctaaattttagaaaatcgccataaaatgaaattttttcttaattttagaaaattttctgaattttagaaattgttttcttgaatctaggaaaaaagaccctaaaaacagaattttatgaaaaacctttctaaaatttagaaaaatgattttttttcttaaatcaatggtgttttttcctagtttgctctccaaaagttttcttaaattaatggcgatttcgccattaaattaagaaaaaatgtacttcagcccttcctataatctagaaagtcgccataaaaaatacggtaaatttttctaaattttaagaatttttctgaattaaaacaaatgttttcttgaaaacaaaaaagtataattagaaaatcaccatagatttaagaaaaactttttgtatttcttttatgcttctcactctttcttcgaaacgaaaaagaagaagacaaggggttagtccgcggcgcgttgcgacgacagttttggcgtatgtatgtatatgtttatgtgtgtttgtgcgtatgatcgagaattttcttgtgcgtagctgtaactttattgcgttgttgttttggaaatgcagtctctcgcgagagagttgcttgcgttgcgctgcattttgaacccttgtgctcagttttggatgagcattcaaagtaataagtttgtgttgagcccatttaagaaagttaaagtgcgatccctctaagaggcaattaataggtaagcaatttaaataaatttaaatataaatttggtaagtgtgtgaaaatttatggtaagcaaaggccatactattgcaggccgcaaatactatccttctctaatattaatttttattttcgattgcaggaataatttcaatttcaggtattgttgataatttggcagtaagtaaattttaataataggtaatatattaaatacctacttaatattaatattaataatttttatctttttgttttcttttcttttttcttttttgtttaggaaatatttataatgtaatttttatctttttttgttttcttttctcttttttctttaggaaatatttattatcttatttttatcttttttgttttgttttccttttttgtttaggaaatattaataattttcttttcatcctttttattttcttttctctttcttgtttaggaaataaaatagtaaaataaatatgtatacattttattaaaataaataaaattttctgaaaataaaaaaagtcctttcttattttaagaaaaaaattctattttcaagaaaagtactttctggatttaaggaaatttttcgcaattttatggcaatttttcttgattttagaaaagtatttctgcttttcagaaatttttttctaaattttagaaaattcctttctaaaaaatacggtaaatcgccatcgactgaaattcatggcgattttcttgatttaatggcgatttcgggctgttttttttttgagtgtatgtttagtttagtttacttTTCTGAAAGCCATTTCCCTGCCACGGCGGCTTTCTTCTTCTCCGTTCAATATTTTCCTTCAAATTTTTCGTTGATTTCCGATCGCCAGCAGcgatttccattttattggCTTTCTGTGTCTGTTTTGGCTTTCGAAATGTCGCAATTAACAGTCGATTTAGCATTATGCACATGCGTTGGCGGCCTCCTCGTGTCTCAACTGGCTTTCTGGCGCTTTGCGTGGGCGGTGAACTTGGTTTTTAGGTTTATTGTTCGCTCGGTTGTAAAAGTGTTCAAGGAGGTTAAAGGAGGGATATTAAAGAACaccaggtttttttttgtgtgtttttatcTCTGGGCGGGGCTACcgatattgaaaataaattattttttgttttgtttctctaaaatattccattctatcaaattaatttttaaaatagcaaTTCTGTGGAACATTTCAAGCATAATAAACAACCAATTTTATTGTAGAGACATGAAATGGTTtaccattaaataaattaaatgggaTTTGTACCCAATAATGGTATGAAATATCAATGAGGTGCTTtacttttaagaaatatatattaacactTAATGATTTTTTCCTGTCCTGTCTGAtattatgatgttttcacgaTCGTTTCACgttaagaatatttaaatgcctttataagcattaaataaatgacCCAGAGGCAAGTGAAATGGGCTGCAGGAGCGGTTCGGACCAGAGCCCAAACCATGTCCATAAATTTCGATCTCAAATTGCTTTTAGTTGTTCGCAGCGGCTGCCGTCGGCCATATTCATATGCAAATGGTatacaaaacagaaaaaaagagaagccaGGCACACTCgaattttaaaacagttttgGGCCAGAGCAAAGGCAACAGAAaatccaatttaatttaaattaaacacagCCTGGTCCAAGTTCATTCATGTTCAGGCTCAGAGACGCAGGCCAAGGGGCCCATAAAGTGCAAGAtttggtaaataaaataaaaatgcaggcGAACAAAACCCGGCTTAAATGGCTTAAACTCCGAATGGTCGAATGGTTTGTTTACCTTGCCCCAGGGGAAAATCGCCTCGAATCGGATCGGATTAGCCCACTGTTCTTCCCTCGGATAtacacat from Drosophila takahashii strain IR98-3 E-12201 chromosome 2R, DtakHiC1v2, whole genome shotgun sequence encodes:
- the DMAP1 gene encoding DNA methyltransferase 1-associated protein 1, whose protein sequence is MSADVRDILDMERANTPEVTRDSFLATKKRNFERTKTASRRPEGMHREVFALLYTDKKDAPPLLPTDTALGIGAGYKQTKARLGMKKVRKWEWAPFSNPARNDSAVFHHWKRVTDNSTDYPFAKFNKQLEVPSYTMTEYNAHLRNNINNWSKVQTDHLFDLARRFDLRFIVMADRWNRQQHGAKTVEELKERYYEVVALLAKAKNQTGEKKVFSYDAEHERRRKEQLEKLFKRTTQQVEEEQMLINEMKKIEARKKERERKTQDLQKLISQADQQNDNASNTPNTRKYEKKLHKKKVHPQPRPSKVDSVVNAIEIGSSGIKFADLRGSGVSLRSQKMKLPANIGQRKVKALEQAIQEFKVDPAPPPTEDICISFNELRSDMVLLCELRTALSTCVYEMESLKHQYEAACPGKTLNIPPSLVPIKTEALDNSTN